In Camelina sativa cultivar DH55 chromosome 16, Cs, whole genome shotgun sequence, a single window of DNA contains:
- the LOC104751641 gene encoding NAC domain-containing protein 2-like gives MMKLGADLQFPPGFRFHPTDEELVLMYLCRKCASQPIPAPIITELDLYRYDPWDLPDMALYGEKEWYFFSPRDRKYPNGSRPNRAAGTGYWKATGADKPIGRPKPVGIKKALVFYSGKPPNGEKTNWIMHEYRLADVDRSVRKKNSLRLDDWVLCRIYNKKGVIEKRQTGIVNDTCSPESVARLVAGSDSEQVVSPEFTYSNGRSSNPLDFSFNYVDAIADNEIVSRLLGGGNQMWSTFDPLVVRQQRTF, from the exons ATGATGAAACTTGGGGCCGATTTGCAATTTCCACCTGGCTTTAGATTTCATCCGACGGATGAAGAGCTCGTACTCATGTATCTCTGTCGTAAATGCGCGTCGCAGCCGATCCCTGCACCGATCATCACCGAACTCGATTTGTACAGATATGATCCTTGGGACCTTCCCG ACATGGCTTTGTACGGTGAAAAGGAGTGGTATTTTTTCTCACCGAGAGATCGAAAGTATCCGAACGGTTCGAGACCGAACCGTGCAGCTGGTACTGGCTATTGGAAAGCTACCGGTGCTGATAAACCGATAGGTCGTCCTAAACCGGTCGGTATCAAGAAGGCTCTAGTCTTCTACTCCGGAAAACCTCCGAACGGAGAGAAAACCAACTGGATTATGCACGAATACCGGCTCGCTGACGTTGACCGGTCGGTCCGCAAGAAAAATAGTCTAAGG CTGGACGATTGGGTATTGTGTCGTATATATAACAAGAAAGGTGTCATCGAGAAGAGACAGACCGGGATCGTGAACGACACGTGTTCACCGGAATCTGTGGCGAGATTGGTCGCCGGCTCGGACTCGGAGCAAGTGGTGTCGCCAGAATTCACGTACAGCAACGGTCGGTCGAGTAATCCCCTTGATTTCTCGTTCAATTACGTGGATGCCATAGCCGATAACGAGATTGTCTCACGGCTATTGGGCGGCGGGAATCAGATGTGGTCGACATTTGATCCACTTGTGGTTCGGCAGCAGAGAACTTTCTAA